In Campylobacter concisus, a genomic segment contains:
- a CDS encoding ArsS family sensor histidine kinase — translation MKYSITTKITIIFAIAFSLMCLLFVTFANIQQESALEKLKDRQISAMNYLVALYERGNPPRDLEHYFKNFYLEYVGNKNLATSIATNGTVVFTQHTPLGVVQSVNYKGDLYLLIKNPSFQLLLESNDARHVNDPLWVAFLIVSALLISLYVSVLRSLSPLRRLSKDIRKFASGNMEMAMTARLNENEQDEIGQVAVEFDNAVCKIRELIRSRQLFLRAIMHELKTPIGKGRIVSEMVANETQKMRLINVFERLEMLINEFSKVEQLLSKSYALNYQECHFSLILEQVQDMLMLDKFEERVSCDIRDDVILRVDFQLFSLAIKNLIDNALKYAEDKKAILICDSEFIAVKNLGKKLNHPIDYYKQAFVRGDKVSAGSGMGLGLYIIEQICQMQKFELVYDYEDGYHVFKILLRSKVKRA, via the coding sequence ATGAAATATTCCATAACTACGAAGATAACTATTATCTTTGCCATAGCTTTCTCGCTGATGTGCTTGCTCTTTGTAACTTTTGCAAACATTCAGCAAGAAAGCGCTTTAGAAAAACTAAAGGATAGACAAATAAGTGCGATGAACTATCTTGTCGCACTCTATGAACGTGGAAATCCCCCAAGAGATTTAGAACATTATTTTAAAAATTTTTACTTAGAGTATGTTGGAAATAAAAATTTAGCCACTTCAATAGCTACAAACGGAACTGTTGTTTTTACGCAGCACACACCTCTTGGAGTGGTGCAATCGGTTAATTACAAAGGCGATTTGTATTTGCTTATTAAAAATCCATCTTTTCAGCTACTTCTTGAAAGTAATGATGCAAGACACGTAAATGATCCGCTTTGGGTTGCATTTTTGATAGTTTCAGCCCTTCTCATCTCACTTTATGTTTCTGTTCTTAGAAGTCTTTCACCACTTAGAAGACTTAGTAAAGATATCAGAAAATTTGCCAGTGGAAATATGGAAATGGCGATGACGGCTAGGCTAAATGAAAACGAGCAAGATGAGATCGGACAGGTCGCTGTTGAGTTTGATAATGCCGTTTGCAAGATCAGAGAGCTCATCCGCTCAAGGCAGCTATTTTTGCGTGCGATCATGCATGAGCTAAAGACACCTATTGGTAAGGGCAGGATCGTCTCTGAAATGGTCGCAAATGAGACCCAAAAGATGAGGCTTATCAATGTGTTTGAGCGCCTTGAGATGCTGATAAATGAATTTAGCAAGGTCGAGCAGCTCCTTTCTAAAAGCTATGCGTTAAACTATCAAGAGTGCCATTTCTCGCTCATTTTAGAGCAAGTGCAAGATATGCTCATGCTTGATAAATTTGAAGAGCGAGTGAGCTGTGATATCAGAGATGATGTCATTTTAAGAGTGGATTTTCAGCTTTTTAGTTTGGCCATTAAAAATTTGATAGATAATGCCCTAAAATACGCAGAGGACAAAAAGGCCATCTTGATCTGCGATAGCGAATTTATAGCGGTTAAAAATTTAGGCAAAAAGCTAAATCATCCAATTGACTACTACAAACAAGCCTTTGTGCGTGGCGATAAGGTGAGTGCAGGAAGTGGTATGGGGCTTGGACTTTATATCATCGAGCAAATTTGTCAGATGCAAAAATTTGAGCTTGTTTATGACTACGAAGACGGCTATCATGTATTTAAAATTTTACTTAGATCAAAGGTGAAGCGAGCATGA
- the recR gene encoding recombination mediator RecR — MKRGLEKFNELTESFAKLPGVGKKSAARFAYFVCMQDSFAGLRLAQNIEDAVRFIKRCERCGGLSENEICDICSDESRDSDVILLVESPKDILVFEQNGIYNGLYFVLDEIDEDAIERLRSAITQNGSKEVVFAFTPGLNSDALMLYVEDKLGMSEISFSKIAQGVPTGVNLENVDMLSLLKAYESRTKA; from the coding sequence ATGAAAAGAGGCTTAGAAAAATTTAACGAACTAACTGAGTCTTTTGCAAAGCTCCCTGGTGTTGGTAAAAAATCAGCCGCAAGGTTTGCCTATTTTGTCTGCATGCAAGATAGCTTTGCAGGGCTAAGGCTCGCTCAAAATATCGAAGACGCGGTGAGATTTATCAAGCGCTGTGAGCGTTGCGGTGGGCTAAGCGAAAATGAAATTTGTGACATTTGCAGCGATGAGAGTAGGGACAGCGACGTCATCTTGCTGGTTGAAAGTCCAAAAGATATCTTGGTTTTTGAGCAAAATGGCATCTACAATGGACTTTATTTTGTACTTGATGAGATCGACGAAGATGCCATAGAGAGGCTGCGAAGCGCTATCACGCAAAATGGTTCAAAAGAGGTCGTTTTTGCCTTTACGCCGGGGTTAAATTCAGACGCGCTCATGCTTTATGTCGAGGACAAGCTTGGTATGAGTGAAATTTCATTTAGCAAGATCGCTCAGGGCGTGCCAACTGGTGTAAATTTAGAAAACGTCGATATGCTTTCACTTTTAAAAGCCTACGAAAGCCGTACAAAAGCCTAA
- a CDS encoding phosphoribosylanthranilate isomerase, with amino-acid sequence MALVKICGIKTLDEASAVCALDVDFIGLIFAKSKRRVELNLARQIAKFAHNKSKKVVGVFAEQSECEIIEICQFAGLDVAQVHGVVSENLETNLKDMGLEIWQVFSVKDSLPEVDFKHFDMALFDCKGENAGGNGTSFEWEILKEVKFKFGMAGGIGEHNIKEALKFKPYLVDINSKVEDENGIKDAQKIERILKIIGEVENEH; translated from the coding sequence ATGGCGCTAGTTAAAATTTGTGGTATCAAAACGCTAGATGAGGCGAGTGCGGTTTGTGCTTTGGATGTTGATTTTATCGGGTTAATATTTGCTAAAAGTAAAAGAAGGGTTGAGCTAAATTTAGCTAGGCAGATAGCGAAATTTGCTCACAACAAGAGTAAAAAAGTAGTTGGCGTTTTTGCTGAGCAAAGTGAGTGCGAGATAATAGAAATTTGCCAGTTTGCTGGTCTTGATGTGGCTCAAGTGCATGGAGTGGTGAGTGAAAATTTAGAGACAAATTTAAAAGATATGGGGCTTGAGATTTGGCAGGTTTTTAGCGTGAAAGATAGCTTGCCAGAGGTTGATTTTAAGCATTTTGACATGGCGCTTTTTGACTGCAAGGGCGAAAATGCTGGCGGAAACGGCACTAGCTTTGAGTGGGAAATTTTAAAAGAGGTTAAGTTTAAATTTGGCATGGCTGGAGGCATAGGCGAGCACAACATAAAAGAGGCGCTGAAATTTAAGCCATATCTAGTCGATATCAACTCCAAAGTCGAGGACGAAAACGGCATAAAAGATGCGCAAAAGATAGAGAGAATTTTAAAGATCATAGGTGAGGTAGAAAATGAACACTAA
- a CDS encoding excinuclease ABC subunit A: MKFILFFLLFATQILASNLLTYNIYERADRVDIMLSFDAPYEGNIFQKREKDTTSLILNSLNYDQSASKDINSKIIQELEIEPKQNSLVLNLRSNDAIIVNASKTTDSFGLRIRVTLKNAKPQIQNMPQASAKIETPSTPKADEEPMLNIDSRYFIVLSVLIALLVFLYVFKRYITSKSNDFGGFKTPRNQSQNDTKSMNWLLKNQNSGVNIIYEKYLDRTNKLMLLSYENRRYLVIVGSSNVMLDSFGEDKIQNEQDFAIFFEENKKKLSSFLEERKNSLSNYKDKMSGEF, from the coding sequence ATGAAATTTATACTATTTTTCTTACTTTTTGCAACTCAAATTTTAGCTTCAAATCTATTAACTTACAATATCTATGAACGTGCTGATAGAGTCGATATTATGCTTAGCTTTGATGCACCTTATGAAGGAAATATCTTTCAAAAGCGCGAAAAAGATACAACATCTTTGATATTAAATTCTCTAAATTACGATCAAAGTGCTAGCAAAGACATAAACTCAAAAATTATTCAAGAGCTTGAGATAGAGCCAAAGCAAAACTCACTTGTCTTAAATTTACGCTCAAATGATGCTATTATCGTAAATGCTTCAAAGACGACTGATAGTTTTGGGCTCCGCATTCGTGTAACTCTAAAAAATGCAAAACCTCAAATACAAAATATGCCTCAAGCTAGTGCAAAAATAGAGACCCCTAGTACTCCAAAGGCAGATGAAGAGCCTATGCTGAATATAGACTCAAGATATTTTATAGTCTTAAGTGTGCTTATTGCGCTTCTTGTATTTTTATATGTATTTAAAAGATATATTACTTCAAAGAGTAATGATTTTGGCGGATTTAAAACACCTAGAAATCAGTCTCAAAATGATACAAAATCAATGAACTGGCTACTTAAAAATCAAAATAGTGGCGTAAATATCATCTATGAAAAATATCTTGATCGTACGAATAAACTAATGTTACTAAGCTATGAAAATAGGCGTTATTTAGTGATAGTTGGTAGCTCAAATGTAATGCTTGATAGCTTTGGTGAAGACAAGATACAAAATGAGCAGGATTTTGCTATATTTTTCGAAGAGAACAAGAAAAAACTAAGCTCATTTTTAGAAGAGCGAAAAAATAGTTTAAGTAACTATAAAGATAAAATGAGCGGAGAATTTTAG
- the fliN gene encoding flagellar motor switch protein FliN codes for MNDESAIETLEQLGLFKSYDELMDISVDFIAELGTTTVSINELLKFEAGSVIDLEKPAGESVELYINNRIFGKGEVMVYEKNLAIRINEILDSKSVIQYFKKELL; via the coding sequence ATGAACGACGAGAGTGCGATAGAGACACTAGAGCAGTTAGGGCTTTTTAAGAGCTATGATGAGCTTATGGATATAAGTGTTGATTTTATAGCTGAGCTAGGAACTACCACGGTTAGTATAAATGAGCTTTTGAAATTTGAAGCTGGCTCAGTCATAGACCTTGAAAAGCCAGCTGGTGAGAGTGTGGAGCTATATATAAATAATAGAATTTTTGGAAAAGGTGAAGTAATGGTTTATGAGAAAAATTTAGCCATCAGGATAAATGAAATTTTGGATTCAAAGTCAGTTATTCAGTACTTCAAAAAAGAACTTTTATGA
- the trpA gene encoding tryptophan synthase subunit alpha has protein sequence MDKIKSAFSGKKVNIGYIVAGYPSLEKTKEFLENLDESTLDLVEIGIPYSDPLADGKLIAQASFETVQNGVNTDIVFDMLESCKAKVTKPLVFLVYFNIIFAYGVDKFLKRSVEAGVSGFIVPDLPCEECEEFALKCKELNLSLIPLISVTSGGRADGILKFGSGFIYALGAIGVSGSKRADEDRIKNLVLELKKKSDLPVAVGFGIKNKDDVNEVKKYADGAIIGTQIVKLCAEFSGEKLAKEIDKLF, from the coding sequence ATGGATAAGATAAAAAGTGCATTTAGTGGCAAAAAAGTAAACATCGGCTACATCGTGGCTGGATATCCAAGCCTAGAAAAAACGAAGGAATTTTTAGAAAATTTAGATGAGAGTACACTTGATCTAGTCGAGATCGGCATCCCTTACTCTGACCCACTAGCTGACGGAAAACTCATCGCGCAAGCTAGCTTTGAGACAGTGCAAAACGGCGTAAATACAGATATTGTCTTTGATATGCTTGAGAGTTGTAAGGCAAAAGTGACAAAGCCACTCGTTTTTCTGGTCTATTTTAATATCATCTTTGCTTATGGCGTTGATAAATTTCTAAAAAGATCAGTTGAGGCTGGAGTTAGCGGCTTTATCGTTCCGGATCTGCCTTGCGAGGAGTGCGAGGAGTTTGCTCTAAAATGCAAGGAGCTAAATTTAAGCCTGATACCACTTATCAGCGTCACCTCTGGGGGCAGGGCGGATGGAATTTTGAAATTTGGCTCAGGATTTATTTATGCTCTTGGTGCGATCGGCGTTAGTGGCTCAAAAAGGGCTGATGAAGACAGGATAAAAAATTTGGTCCTAGAGCTTAAGAAAAAGAGTGATCTGCCAGTGGCTGTGGGCTTTGGTATAAAAAACAAAGATGATGTTAATGAAGTAAAAAAATATGCTGACGGAGCGATAATAGGTACGCAAATAGTTAAGCTTTGTGCCGAATTTAGTGGTGAAAAGCTAGCAAAAGAGATAGATAAACTCTTTTAA
- the dnaJ gene encoding molecular chaperone DnaJ — MEFDYYEILEISRNASGDEIKKAFRRLALKYHPDRNSGDKEAELKFKQINEAYQVLSDEQKRSIYDRYGKEGLEGRFGSGGGFSADFDLSDIFDSFFGGGFASSSRQRKRYSEKYSADLEIPINLEFNEAIFGCEKEIKFDQKVPCPTCNATGSKDGKSKTCQHCGGSGRITRGNGFMNIVQECPYCHGSGEVISEPCPDCNAKAYKIQQQTVKITIPEGVDSGMRMRVAGKGNIGTNGVQGDLYVSINVKEDKHFIRHNDDVYLEIPVFFTQAILGESIKIPTLRGETELKLPVGAKDKQQFIFENEGIKSVNSRKKGRLVAQISIQTPEKLSDEQKELLNKLQASFGIESGKSNTDESVFDKIKSWFKGDEPKGKKKK, encoded by the coding sequence GTGGAATTTGACTATTACGAAATCCTTGAAATTTCAAGAAATGCAAGCGGAGATGAGATCAAAAAAGCCTTTAGAAGACTTGCTTTAAAATATCACCCAGATAGAAATTCTGGTGACAAAGAGGCTGAACTAAAATTTAAACAGATAAATGAAGCTTATCAAGTTTTAAGTGACGAGCAAAAACGCTCTATCTACGACAGATACGGCAAAGAAGGCCTTGAGGGTCGATTTGGTAGCGGTGGCGGATTTAGTGCCGATTTTGATCTTTCAGATATTTTTGACTCATTTTTTGGTGGCGGTTTTGCGAGTAGTTCTAGGCAGAGAAAAAGATACTCTGAAAAATACTCAGCCGATCTTGAAATTCCTATAAATTTGGAGTTTAACGAAGCTATTTTTGGTTGCGAAAAAGAGATAAAATTTGATCAAAAAGTACCTTGTCCAACATGCAATGCAACTGGCAGTAAAGACGGCAAAAGTAAAACTTGCCAGCACTGTGGCGGAAGTGGCAGGATAACACGTGGAAATGGCTTTATGAATATCGTCCAAGAGTGTCCATATTGTCACGGAAGCGGTGAAGTAATAAGCGAACCATGCCCCGATTGTAACGCGAAAGCTTATAAAATCCAGCAACAAACTGTAAAGATTACCATCCCTGAAGGCGTTGATAGCGGCATGAGAATGAGAGTAGCTGGTAAAGGTAATATCGGTACAAACGGCGTTCAAGGCGATCTTTATGTAAGCATAAACGTAAAAGAAGATAAGCATTTCATTCGCCACAACGACGATGTTTATCTAGAAATTCCTGTCTTTTTCACGCAAGCTATACTTGGCGAAAGTATAAAAATTCCAACTCTTCGAGGAGAAACTGAGCTAAAACTACCTGTTGGAGCAAAGGATAAGCAGCAATTTATCTTTGAAAATGAAGGTATTAAAAGCGTAAATTCGCGTAAAAAAGGTAGGCTCGTAGCGCAAATTTCTATTCAAACGCCTGAAAAACTAAGCGATGAGCAAAAAGAGCTTTTAAATAAGCTTCAAGCTAGCTTTGGCATAGAATCAGGTAAATCAAATACCGATGAAAGCGTCTTTGATAAGATAAAAAGCTGGTTTAAAGGCGATGAGCCAAAAGGCAAAAAGAAAAAATAA
- the trpD gene encoding anthranilate phosphoribosyltransferase: MILLIDNYDSFVFNVEQYVKELTDEEVRCVRNDKITLDEIKKLNPSKIILSPGPKHPKDSGVCLEILKADLGVPVLGICLGHQAIGLSFGAKIKRLDDPLHGKTSFIDVKNKEPLFAGLPERFEVMRYHSLYVDELPAGLSADAVSDDGVVMALSVKDKPIFGIQFHPESYFTQYGKKIVENFVNYKAKDEVKELKIRSLKPYLIKLQESIPLDDSDFEQICEIIASKEYEIVQLSALLVLISEKSLYPKSLAALAKNILKYSQTYRDDTPMIDLCGTGGDGFKTINISTTVAFILASLGIKVAKHGNKAVSSKSGSSDVLEILGVKSEKSLAKQRENLASKNLAFFHAPFFHPLVGEVREVRQRLGIRTVFNVLGPLLNPNLNLTNQLVGVYHKPVLKLYAQTLKILGRKHALVVRGDDGLDEITLCSETSVVELKNGEIFEYSITPEQFGFKRALHSDIEGDIPEENAKTLIRTLKGEEQGAKFDIVVFNAMFALYAADGANNPDEAKKMVLEAINSGRAYKFYEEFIKAGANGAS, encoded by the coding sequence TTGATTTTACTCATAGATAATTACGATAGTTTTGTTTTTAATGTTGAGCAATATGTAAAAGAGCTTACAGATGAAGAGGTTAGATGTGTTAGAAATGACAAGATCACACTTGACGAGATCAAAAAACTAAACCCAAGCAAGATCATTTTAAGCCCAGGGCCAAAGCATCCAAAAGATAGCGGAGTTTGTTTAGAAATTCTAAAAGCCGACCTTGGCGTGCCAGTGCTTGGAATTTGCCTTGGACACCAAGCTATAGGGCTTAGTTTTGGCGCAAAGATAAAAAGGCTAGATGACCCACTTCACGGCAAGACCTCGTTTATTGACGTGAAAAACAAAGAGCCGCTTTTTGCTGGGCTACCTGAGCGCTTTGAGGTTATGCGCTACCACTCGCTTTATGTCGATGAGCTCCCAGCTGGACTAAGTGCTGATGCGGTGAGCGATGATGGCGTAGTAATGGCGCTTAGCGTAAAAGATAAGCCGATATTTGGCATCCAGTTTCACCCTGAGAGCTACTTTACACAATACGGCAAAAAGATCGTTGAAAATTTTGTAAATTACAAGGCAAAAGATGAGGTTAAAGAGCTAAAAATCCGCTCTCTTAAACCATATCTTATCAAGCTTCAAGAGAGCATACCGCTTGATGATAGCGACTTTGAGCAAATTTGCGAGATAATAGCCAGTAAAGAGTACGAGATCGTGCAGCTTTCAGCCCTTTTGGTGCTCATTAGCGAAAAGAGCCTCTATCCAAAAAGCCTCGCTGCGCTTGCAAAAAATATCCTAAAATACTCGCAAACCTACCGCGATGACACGCCTATGATCGATCTTTGCGGCACTGGAGGCGATGGCTTTAAGACGATAAATATCTCAACAACTGTGGCATTTATCCTTGCAAGCCTTGGCATAAAGGTCGCAAAACACGGCAACAAGGCAGTTTCAAGCAAGTCAGGTAGCTCTGATGTGCTTGAAATTTTAGGCGTAAAAAGTGAAAAATCACTGGCAAAACAGCGCGAAAATTTAGCTAGTAAAAATTTAGCCTTTTTCCATGCGCCATTTTTCCACCCACTAGTTGGTGAGGTCAGAGAAGTGCGCCAAAGACTTGGCATAAGAACCGTATTTAACGTGCTTGGACCACTTTTAAATCCAAATTTAAACCTTACAAATCAGCTAGTTGGCGTCTATCATAAGCCTGTCTTAAAACTCTACGCCCAGACACTTAAAATCCTTGGCAGAAAGCACGCTCTAGTCGTCCGCGGCGATGACGGACTGGACGAGATCACGCTTTGTAGTGAAACAAGCGTTGTGGAGCTAAAAAATGGCGAAATTTTTGAGTACAGCATCACGCCAGAGCAGTTTGGCTTTAAAAGAGCGCTTCACAGCGATATCGAGGGCGACATACCTGAAGAAAACGCCAAAACCTTGATCCGTACGCTAAAAGGCGAGGAGCAGGGGGCGAAATTTGACATCGTTGTCTTTAACGCGATGTTTGCGCTTTATGCAGCTGATGGCGCAAATAATCCAGACGAGGCTAAAAAAATGGTGCTAGAGGCGATAAATTCTGGCAGGGCGTATAAATTTTATGAAGAGTTTATAAAGGCTGGGGCTAATGGCGCTAGTTAA
- a CDS encoding response regulator transcription factor: MVNVLMIEDDPEFAQILSEYLDSFNIKVTNFEDPYLGLSAGIKNYDLLILDLTLPGIDGLEVCKEIRQKYDIPIIISSARSDISDKVVGLQLGADDYLPKPYDPKEMYARITSLIRRYKKTNEVQEEVVDSAFRIDDKRHEIYFNNEPLALTPAEYEILTYLIKQHSFSVSREQLVYNCKSLKDKDSKSLDVIIGRLRSKIGDSSKAPKHIFSVRGIGYKLIG, encoded by the coding sequence ATGGTTAATGTTTTAATGATAGAAGACGATCCAGAATTTGCACAAATTTTATCTGAATATCTTGATAGTTTTAATATAAAAGTTACGAATTTTGAAGACCCTTATTTAGGGCTTAGTGCTGGAATAAAAAACTATGATTTGCTAATACTTGATCTTACTTTGCCGGGCATTGATGGGCTTGAGGTTTGTAAAGAAATTCGCCAAAAATACGACATTCCTATCATCATAAGTTCAGCTAGAAGCGATATTAGTGACAAGGTTGTTGGACTTCAGCTTGGTGCTGATGATTATTTGCCAAAACCATACGATCCAAAAGAGATGTATGCTCGTATCACAAGTCTTATAAGAAGATATAAAAAGACAAATGAAGTACAAGAAGAGGTCGTTGATAGCGCATTTAGGATCGATGATAAACGTCACGAAATTTACTTTAACAATGAGCCATTAGCTCTTACTCCAGCTGAGTATGAAATTTTGACATATCTTATCAAACAACACAGCTTTTCAGTCTCTCGTGAGCAGTTGGTTTATAACTGCAAAAGCCTAAAAGATAAAGATTCAAAGAGCTTAGATGTTATTATCGGACGCCTTAGATCAAAAATCGGTGATAGCTCAAAAGCCCCAAAACATATATTTTCAGTAAGAGGCATAGGATATAAGCTTATCGGATGA
- a CDS encoding chemotaxis protein CheX, whose product MRKVIDEATSYLCKDTLGLDLEFGKSLGKGFYGASIPVYKGKSEYHFYLFFKKDTLKIFMNAFFGHEDVDGGDLDDLCKEIANQIIGKAKNLLNEKEPNAYKLGTPEFLGEVENFGIKLKEKFVYKIKNRTFQIGYDIQ is encoded by the coding sequence ATGAGAAAAGTTATAGATGAAGCTACAAGCTATCTTTGCAAGGATACTTTAGGGCTAGATTTAGAGTTTGGCAAGAGTCTGGGCAAAGGATTTTACGGAGCTAGCATACCAGTCTATAAGGGCAAAAGCGAGTATCATTTTTACCTATTTTTTAAAAAAGATACTTTGAAAATTTTCATGAATGCCTTTTTTGGTCACGAAGATGTTGATGGTGGCGATCTGGACGATCTTTGCAAAGAAATAGCTAATCAAATCATCGGCAAGGCTAAAAATCTGCTAAACGAAAAAGAGCCAAATGCGTACAAACTAGGAACGCCTGAATTTTTAGGCGAAGTTGAAAATTTTGGCATAAAGCTAAAAGAGAAATTTGTATATAAAATAAAAAATAGAACATTTCAAATAGGCTACGACATACAATGA
- the trpB gene encoding tryptophan synthase subunit beta, whose translation MNTKAYFGKFGGQFVPETVMFALDELENAYESIAKTKEFKDELDDLLKNYVGRPSPLFFAKRLSEHYGHEIYLKREDLNHTGAHKINNALAQALLAKKMGKKKILAETGAGQHGVATATAAALLGLECDVYMGATDVARQQLNAFRMQLLGAKVVSVEDGLKTLKEATTAAIQAWVNEIESAFYVIGSAVGPHPYPKIVRDFQSIIGTEAKAQLADYGKKADYVIACVGGGSNAIGIFSAFLDDESVNLVGIEAGGLGIETPYHAATLSKGKTGIIHGMKTTVLQDEYGMISPVHSISAGLDYPGIGPEHAHLNDIKRVRYEAVTDDECINALYFLSKMEGIIPAIESAHALAYLEKLCPKLDKKSVIVVNVSGRGDKDINTVIGYEKGKIYG comes from the coding sequence ATGAACACTAAAGCATATTTTGGAAAATTTGGCGGGCAGTTTGTGCCTGAGACGGTGATGTTTGCCCTTGATGAGCTAGAAAATGCTTATGAGAGCATCGCAAAAACAAAAGAGTTTAAAGACGAGCTTGATGATCTTTTGAAAAACTACGTTGGCAGGCCTAGTCCGCTCTTTTTTGCAAAGCGCCTAAGCGAGCACTACGGACATGAAATTTACCTCAAGCGTGAGGATCTAAACCACACGGGCGCGCACAAGATAAATAATGCTCTAGCTCAAGCGTTGCTTGCTAAAAAAATGGGTAAAAAGAAAATTTTAGCTGAGACTGGAGCTGGACAGCATGGCGTGGCAACAGCGACTGCAGCGGCACTTTTGGGCTTAGAGTGTGATGTATATATGGGCGCAACAGACGTGGCTAGACAGCAGCTAAATGCCTTTCGTATGCAGCTTCTTGGCGCAAAAGTGGTGAGCGTAGAAGACGGCTTAAAAACGTTAAAAGAGGCGACTACGGCGGCTATTCAAGCATGGGTAAATGAGATAGAGAGCGCATTTTACGTCATTGGCTCAGCCGTTGGTCCGCACCCATATCCAAAGATCGTGCGTGACTTCCAAAGCATCATCGGCACAGAGGCCAAAGCTCAGCTTGCAGATTACGGCAAAAAGGCCGACTACGTCATTGCCTGCGTTGGCGGCGGCAGTAATGCTATTGGTATTTTTAGTGCGTTTTTGGACGATGAGAGCGTAAATTTGGTAGGTATAGAAGCTGGCGGCCTTGGCATAGAGACGCCTTATCACGCAGCTACGCTTAGCAAAGGTAAAACCGGCATCATCCACGGCATGAAAACGACCGTGTTGCAAGATGAGTATGGCATGATCTCGCCAGTTCACAGCATCTCAGCAGGCCTAGACTACCCAGGCATCGGCCCAGAGCACGCCCACTTAAACGACATCAAAAGGGTAAGATACGAAGCCGTGACCGACGATGAGTGCATAAATGCCTTGTATTTTCTAAGCAAGATGGAGGGCATCATCCCAGCCATCGAGAGCGCGCACGCGCTGGCATATCTAGAAAAGCTTTGCCCAAAACTCGATAAAAAAAGCGTCATCGTCGTAAACGTCTCAGGCAGGGGCGATAAGGACATAAACACAGTTATCGGCTACGAAAAAGGAAAAATTTATGGATAA